A genome region from Hevea brasiliensis isolate MT/VB/25A 57/8 chromosome 9, ASM3005281v1, whole genome shotgun sequence includes the following:
- the LOC110662426 gene encoding NAC domain-containing protein 92-like, translating to MEENLPPGFRFHPTDAELITFYLTRKVSDVSFTSKAIVDVDLNKCEPWDLPGKASMGEKEWYFFSLRDRKYPTGLRTNRATEAGYWKTTGKDKEIFRGAELVGMKKTLVFYKGRAPRGEKSNWVVHEYRLESKHPCKPTKEEWVVCRVFQKSSAAAKKPQQTASSQQSLGSPCDTNSIVNEFGDIELPNLNNIVNSSNGFNNIPTQSSYNNETNVNMSMNIHNWAATREQSSLSWPSSLLSSNLSMNSLLLKALQMRSYQQREASAAACSSDHHSFLTQVSTPQFGTDLCSNFQGSSSSSKVLETVQQPVQQEQPFNLDSIW from the exons ATGGAGGAAAATCTTCCTCCAGGGTTCAGATTCCATCCCACAGATGCAGAGCTCATTACTTTTTATCTAACACGAAAGGTTTCTGATGTTAGTTTCACGTCTAAAGCTATTGTAGATGTTGATCTCAATAAATGTGAACCTTGGGATCTCCCAG GCAAGGCTTCCATGGGGGAGAAAGAATGGTATTTTTTCAGCTTGAGAGATAGAAAATACCCAACAGGACTTCGAACAAATCGAGCTACTGAGGCAGGGTATTGGAAAACCACAGGGAAGGATAAGGAAATATTTCGTGGTGCAGAACTGGTGGGTATGAAAAAAACCCTAGTCTTCTACAAGGGTAGAGCTCCAAGGGGTGAGAAAAGTAATTGGGTTGTGCATGAATACAGACTTGAAAGCAAACATCCTTGCAAGCCCACTAAG GAGGAATGGGTAGTTTGTAGGGTATTCCAAAAGAGCTCAGCAGCAGCTAAAAAACCACAGCAAACAGCATCCTCTCAACAGTCTCTAGGGTCTCCATGTGATACAAACTCTATAGTCAATGAGTTTGGAGatattgagttaccaaacctaaaCAACATTGTGAATTCATCAAATGGGTTCAACAATATCCCAACACAAAGTAGTTACAACAACGAAACCAATGTAAATATGAGCATGAACATTCATAATTGGGCTGCAACAAGAGAACAATCCTCACTCTCATGGCCTTCAAGCTTGCTAAGTTCGAATCTTTCGATGAATTCCTTGCTTCTCAAGGCATTACAGATGAGGAGCTATCAACAAAGAGAAGCTTCTGCTGCTGCATGTAGTAGTGATCATCACTCATTTCTCACGCAAGTGAGTACTCCTCAGTTTGGAACTGATTTATGTTCAAATTTCCagggttcttcttcttcttccaaggTTTTAGAAACAGTGCAGCAACCAGTACAGCAGGAGCAACCATTTAATTTGGACTCCATTTGGTGA